In Athene noctua chromosome 7, bAthNoc1.hap1.1, whole genome shotgun sequence, the following proteins share a genomic window:
- the SLC23A3 gene encoding solute carrier family 23 member 3, translated as MGTVPTGEWQDLGGVCAACNRLFRPDGTVWGGSSMNGGRRATPGARTPVLASCSLQKMSSLMLSCCLALQHLAVQASLLCVFHLLLLPTLLKEPPHAQAISELLARSLFACGISTVLQTILGSRLPLVQIPSFEYLVPAMVLSSHLSLGADMDGNGTVVASPCPAPHCSAANSWAASLQEVSGAVLVSGLVQLALGVSGVCGWAAQRCGPMVLAPSLSIIGLSTYKEAAFFCSTNWGIALLLMLLTVTFSQHLGSCCLPFCTWLQARGRSVELSVPTLRTFSVLLPFAGVCIVCAILSHLHIPWESLDLAMAQLSWANSSFHGPWVRIPYAGQWGWPLLTPRVLAVGIAMAINCSMNSVGCYVLCGRLLRAPRLPPHACNRGLCMEGLGSLLAGLLGTPGGTATSIANACATGLTQAGSLLSVQVSALACVVLGMSPRLAGLLTRIPLAVHGGVLCVTYAVAVGTGISYFQYADIDSGRNIFIVGFTMFMALLVPRWFSAAPAHLTTGWMPLDLLFLSLFMVPVFLTGFLSFFLENTVSGTLEERGLLSELALRKAEAGNRHTRGERDKASWSYGLPPGLRRLLPSSYRPFPCCFLCPENEEEKEEEGSCATEEGTAAPGEGTHLLPKPGSGELQLARQQSETEMPMWHTVA; from the exons ATGGGCACAGTGCCCACTGGGGAATGGCAGGACCTGGGAGGGGTCTGTGCAGCTTGTAACAGACTCTTCAGGCCTGATG GAACAGTgtggggaggcagcagcatgAATGGGGGCCGCCGTGCAACGCCTGGTGCCAGGACCCCTGTGCTTGCatcctgctccctgcagaagaTGTCCTCCTtgatgctgagctgctgcttaGCCCTTCAG CACCTGGCCGTGCAGGCCTCCTTGCTCTGCGtcttccacctcctcctgctgcccacactgctcaaGGAGCCGCCCCATGCCCAGGCCATCAGTGAGCTGCTGGCACGCAGCCTCTTTGCCTGCGGCATCTCCACAGTGCTGCAGACCATCCTGGGGAGTCG GCTGCCGCTGGTCCAAATCCCATCCTTCGAGTACCTGGTCCCTGCCATGGTGCTGAGCTCCCACCTGTCCCTGGGTGCCGACATGGACGGGAACG GTACGGTCGTGGCCAGTCCTTGCCCTGCACCCCACTGTAGTGCTGCAAACAGCTGGGCCGCCTCACTGCAAGAG GTCTCTGGAGCCGTGCTGGTCTCTGGGCTGGTTCAGCTGGCACTGGGAGTGTCTGGTGTGTGCGGGTGGGCAGCCCAGCGCTGTGGGCCCATGGTCCTGGCCCCTAGCCTCTCCATCATTGGGCTGTCCACATACAAGGAGGCTGCTTTCTTCTGCTCTACTAACTGGGGGATAGCGCTGCT GCTCATGCTCCTCACTGTCACCTTCTCCCAGCACCTGGGGTCCTGCTGTCTGCCCTTCTGCACCTGGCTGCAGGCTCGGGGTCGTTCCGTGGAGCTGTCTGTCCCCACCCTGCGCACATTCTCG GTACTGCTCCCGTTTGCTGGTGTCTGCATTGTCTGTGCCATCCTTAGCCACCTCCACATCCCTTGGGAATCACTGGACCTGGCCATGGCACAACTGTCCTGGGCCAACAGCAGCTTCCATGGCCCTTGGGTCCGCATCCCCTATGCag GCCAGTGGGGGTGGCCGCTGCTTACCCCCCGGGTGCTGGCAGTGGGCATCGCCATGGCCATCAACTGCAGCATGAACTCAGTGGGCTGCTATGTGCTGTGTGGGAGGCTGCTGCGagccccccggctgcccccccatGCCTGCAACCGGGGGCTCTGCATGGAAGGGCTGGGCAGCCTCCTGGCAGGGCTGCTGGGCACTCCGGGGGGCACAGCCACCAGCATTGCCAACGCCTGTGCCACTGGCCTCACGCAG GCTGGCTCTCTCCTCTCGGTGCAAGTAAGCGCGCTGGCATGCGTGGTGCTGGGCATGTCCCCGAGATTGGCAGGGCTCCTCACCCGCATCCCGCTGGCAGTTCATG GAGGGGTGCTCTGTGTCACCTATGCCGTGGCTGTGGGCACAGGGATCTCCTACTTCCAGTACGCGGACATCGACTCAGGGAGGAACATCTTCATCGTTGGTTTCACCATGTTCATGGCATTGCTGGTGCCGCGGTGGTTCAGTGCGGCTCCAGCTCACCTGACCACAG GATGGATGCCTTTGgaccttctcttcctctctctgttcATGGTACCTGTCTTCTTAACTGGCTTCTTGTCATTTTTCCTGGAGAACACAGTCTCAG GAACCCTGGAGGAGCGAGGGCTGCTCTCTGAGCTGGCACTGCGGAAGGCTGAGGCAGGCAATCGCCACACTCGTGGAGAGAGGGACAAAGCCAGCTGGTCATATGGGCTCCCCCCTGGGCTAAGGAGGCTGCTGCCGTCCTCCTACAGACCCTTCCCCTGCTGCTTCCTCTGCCCGGAGaatgaggaggagaaggaagaggagggcagCTGTGCCACTGAGGAGGGGACTGCTGCCCCAGGGGAAGGGACGCACCTGCTCCCCAAACCCGGCTCGGGGGAGCTGCAGCTGGCCAGGCAGCAGAGTGAGACAGAGATGCCCATGTGGCACACGGTGGCCTGA